A stretch of the Glycine soja cultivar W05 chromosome 13, ASM419377v2, whole genome shotgun sequence genome encodes the following:
- the LOC114382100 gene encoding transcription factor SPEECHLESS-like gives MEPQKSLLMDESLCDIFKDTEFGDTHFGGGDLFSILESIDDLKDFPPTNNNEAVIGRTSKENEQNSRMVSQKVLISSSAPQDSETEHEISPKSKRQKLRSTSPEELQKVSHITVERNRRKQMNENLLVLRSLMPSFYVKRGDQASIIGGVVDYINEMQQLLQCLEAKKQRKVYIEVLSPRLVSSPRPSPLSPRKPPLSPRISLPISPRTPQQPSSPYKPRLQPGYLSPTIANSPTSSASSSINDNINELVANSKSIIADVEVKFSGPHVLLKTVSPPIPGQAMRIISALEDLALEILHVNISTADETMLNSFTIKIGIECQLSAEELAQQIQQTFC, from the exons ATGGAACCCCAGAAAAGTCTATTAATGGATGAAAGCTTATGTGATATTTTCAAAGACACAGAATTTGGGGACACACACTTTGGTGGAGGGGATCTCTTTTCCATTTTGGAGAGCATAGATGACTTGAAAGATTTTCCTCCCACCAACAACAATGAAGCTGTTATTGGCCGaacttcaaaagaaaatgagcaaAATTCAAGAATGGTGTCCCAAAAGGTTTTAATATCTTCAAGTGCCCCACAAGATTCTGAAACTGAGCATGAAATCTCACCCAAAAGCAAGAGACAAAAGCTTCGTTCCACATCGCCAGAGGAACTACAGAAGGTGTCTCACATAACCGTGGAGCGCAACCGAAGAaagcaaatgaatgagaacCTGTTGGTCTTGAGGTCTCTTATGCCTTCCTTTTATGTCAAACGG GGAGACCAAGCATCAATAATTGGAGGCGTGGTTGATTACATCAACGAAATGCAGCAGCTGCTGCAGTGCCTAGAGgccaagaaacaaagaaaagtttACATTGAAGTCCTAAGCCCTAGGCTAGTTTCAAGCCCAAGGCCCTCACCACTGAGCCCTAGAAAACCACCCTTGAGCCCTAGAATAAGCCTCCCCATTAGTCCAAGGACTCCACAACAACCTAGTAGCCCTTACAAGCCCAGGTTGCAGCCAGGATACCTTTCCCCAACCATAGCCAACTCTCCTACTTCTTCAGCTTCTTCTTCCAtcaatgataatattaatgAGCTTGTTGCTAATTCAAAGTCCATTATAGCTGATGTTGAGGTCAAGTTTTCAGGTCCACATGTGCTTCTGAAGACTGTGTCACCACCAATTCCTGGCCAGGCCATGAGAATAATATCAGCTCTTGAAGACCTAGCACTAGAAATCCTCCATGTGAACATTAGCACTGCTGATGAAACCATGCTAAACTCATTCACTATTAAG ATTGGAATTGAATGCCAACTCAGTGCTGAAGAACTCGCTCAACAAATCCAACAAACATTCTGCTAA